A stretch of Stenotrophomonas indicatrix DNA encodes these proteins:
- the hfq gene encoding RNA chaperone Hfq — protein sequence MSKGQSLQDPFLNALRRERVPVSVYLVNGIKLQGTIESFDQFVVLLRNTVSQMVYKHAISTVVPARNVKVGPGGGYVQSGEDGQAGDEADE from the coding sequence ATGTCCAAGGGGCAATCGCTGCAGGATCCTTTCTTGAATGCACTGCGGCGCGAGCGCGTGCCGGTTTCGGTGTACCTGGTCAACGGCATCAAGCTGCAGGGCACGATCGAATCGTTCGATCAGTTCGTGGTCCTGCTGCGCAACACCGTCAGCCAGATGGTCTACAAGCACGCCATTTCCACCGTGGTGCCGGCGCGCAACGTCAAGGTCGGCCCGGGTGGTGGGTACGTGCAATCAGGTGAGGATGGTCAGGCGGGTGATGAAGCAGACGAATGA